In Candidatus Eisenbacteria bacterium, the genomic stretch CTCAACTCCGTCGTGAACGTCTACACCCCGAGGGACGAGAGCACGTGCGGATTCCCGTTCGAAGTCGGAGAGTCGTATCTGGTCTTCGCGTTCAACTCCTTCGCCAGCGGTCAGACCGGGATCTGGACGCACGCATGTTCGCGCAACCGGCCACTGGCGGACTACCCCGGGCTGGGCCTGCCGCCACCCGAGCAGCCGGTGCCGACCGTTGCGAGCACCTGGGGTGCGGTGAAGACGATCTACCGCTAGCGAACGCCGACTGGGTCCTCGGGAGCGCGCTCGGTATCGGTCGGGCCGTGGCTCTCGGGTGCCGGCGTGACGCCGGGCTCGAGCGGGCGCAGCGGCGGACCCGGGTGTTGCGTGCAGAGCTCGCTCGGCTCGGAACCCTCGCCGAACATCTCGCTCGTGACGCTCACGCACGCGGTGGTGGCGAGCATGCCGGTCTCGGCGCAGATCTCGCGCGTCACCGTGCCGACCGGGAGCGGGAACTCGTCGATCGGGCGCCCGCGCGTGGCACCGATCATGAAGTCGGTCCACACCGGCAGCGCCGCGCGTGCGCCGGTCATGCCCGGACCGATCGTGCGCTTCTGATCGAAACCGACCCACACGCCGCATGAGAGTGCCGGCGTGTAGCCGACGAACCACGCATCCATGTAGTCGTCCATGGTGCCGGTCTTTCCGGCGGCCGGATTGGTGAAGCCGCGGGTCCGTGACGGGAACCCCGTGCCGTGATCCATGACGCTCTGCAGCATCGAGGTCATGACCGAGGCGGTCTCCTCGGACAACACCTCGACCGGATGCGGTGTGTTCTTCTCGAGCACCGTGCCCTTGTCGTCCTCGACCTTGAGGATCAGCAGCGGATCGTTGCGGATGCCGCGATTGGCGAACACGCCATACGCGGTCGTGAGGTCGATGAGCGTGACCTCGCTGCTGCCGAGTGCCAGCGACAGGTTCTGAGAGCCGAGCGGGGTGCGAATCCCGAGTCGGCGCGCGTAGCTCGCCACCAGCGAGATGCCGACCTTGCGCATCAGCTTGATCGCCGGAATGTTGATCGACTGCTGAAGCGCGTAGCGCAGCGTCACCGGGCCGCGGAACTTGCGATCGTAGTTGAGCGGCTGATAGGCCTTGCCGTTGCCGCCCGGGAACGACACCGGCTCGTCGACGATCACGTCGGTCGGATGGAAGCCGTTGTCGATCGCCGCCACGTACACGAACGGCTTGAACGATGAACCGGGCTGGCGCTGTGCCTGGGTCGCGCGATTGAAATTGCTGTGATTCCAGTCGCGCCCGCCGACCATCGCGCGCACGTACCCGGTGCGTGGATCGATCGCGATCAGCGCGCCCTGCAGATACGGGGTGCGGCCGGAGCGCGTGCTGTCGGAGATCGCGGGCACGAAGCTCTCTCGCTTCTGCTTGATCTTGAGCTCGCTCTCGAGCGCGGCGAGGTGTTTCTCAAGGGCTCGCTCGCCGATCTGCTGAAGGTCCAGGTCGAGCGTGGTGTAGACGCGCAATCCGCCCTCGTACACCGCGTTCGAGCCGAACTTCTCGTCGAGCTGAAGTCTCACCATCTCGATGAAGTAGGGCGCCCGGTCGTTGCTGTACCGCACCGGGGTCACGCCCAGCGGAGCGCGCACCGCATTGTCGTACTCGACCTGAGAGATCGCCTTGGTCACCAGCATGTTGCGCAGCACCTTTTCACGGCGCGCGCGTGCGGCTGCGGGACGGCGGCGCGGCGAGTAGAGGCTCGGGTTGGCCGGAATGCCGGCCAGCAGCGCGGACTCCTGCAGGTTCAGCTCGCGAAGCGGTTTGTTGAACAGTGTCTTGGCTCCGGCCTCTACGCCGTAGGCACCCTCACCGAAGTAGATCTGGTTGAAGTACATCTCCAGGATTTGATCCTTCGAGTACGTGCGTTCGATCTCGATCGCGAGTGCCGCTTCCTTGATCTTGCGGCTGAACGTGCGCTCGTGGGAGAGGAACAGATTCCGCGCCAGCAGCTGCGTGATGGTGCTGCCGCCCTGCGCGCGCCGCATCTGCATGATGTCGGTGACCGCCGCGCGCGCGATGCCCCACAGGTCGAT encodes the following:
- a CDS encoding PBP1A family penicillin-binding protein; the encoded protein is MVVALFGGAGVVFGVVQWLRRDLASPQTLASIQPAVKTLVYDARGRVIHEFYKENRSPVPLKQIPRHIVNATIATEDRRFYSHWGIDLWGIARAAVTDIMQMRRAQGGSTITQLLARNLFLSHERTFSRKIKEAALAIEIERTYSKDQILEMYFNQIYFGEGAYGVEAGAKTLFNKPLRELNLQESALLAGIPANPSLYSPRRRPAAARARREKVLRNMLVTKAISQVEYDNAVRAPLGVTPVRYSNDRAPYFIEMVRLQLDEKFGSNAVYEGGLRVYTTLDLDLQQIGERALEKHLAALESELKIKQKRESFVPAISDSTRSGRTPYLQGALIAIDPRTGYVRAMVGGRDWNHSNFNRATQAQRQPGSSFKPFVYVAAIDNGFHPTDVIVDEPVSFPGGNGKAYQPLNYDRKFRGPVTLRYALQQSINIPAIKLMRKVGISLVASYARRLGIRTPLGSQNLSLALGSSEVTLIDLTTAYGVFANRGIRNDPLLILKVEDDKGTVLEKNTPHPVEVLSEETASVMTSMLQSVMDHGTGFPSRTRGFTNPAAGKTGTMDDYMDAWFVGYTPALSCGVWVGFDQKRTIGPGMTGARAALPVWTDFMIGATRGRPIDEFPLPVGTVTREICAETGMLATTACVSVTSEMFGEGSEPSELCTQHPGPPLRPLEPGVTPAPESHGPTDTERAPEDPVGVR